In the Ipomoea triloba cultivar NCNSP0323 chromosome 6, ASM357664v1 genome, one interval contains:
- the LOC116022366 gene encoding acetyl-CoA carboxylase 1-like yields MSEAQRRPTMIGVRNNNGYTNGAFPLRSPNIKSEVDKFCHSLGGKRPIHSILIANNGMAAVKFIRSVRTWAYETFGSEKAILLVGMATPEDMRINAEHIRIADQFVEVPGGTNNNNYANVQLIVEMAEITHVDAVWPGWGHASENPELPDALNAKGIIFLGPPATSMAALGDKIGSSLIAQAADVPTLPWSGSHVKIPPESCLVSIPEEIYNKACVYTTEEAIASCQVVGYPAMIKASWGGGGKGIRKVHNDDEVRALFKQVQGEVPGSPIFIMKVASQSRHLEVQLLCDQYGNVAALHSRDCSVQRRHQKIIEEGPITVAPIETVKQLEQAARRLAKCVSYVGAATVEYLFSMETGEYYFLELNPRLQVEHPVTEWIAEINLPAAQVAVGMGIPLWQIPEIRRFYGMEHGGGYDAWRRTSLVATPFDFDKAESTRPKGHCVAVRVTSEDPDDGFKPTSGKVQELSFKSKPNVWAYFSVKSGGGIHEFSDSQFGHVFAFGESRALAIANMVLGLKEIQIRGEIHTNVDYTIDLLHASDYRENKIHTGWLDSRIAMRVRAERPPWYLSVVGGALYKASASSAAMVSEYVGYLEKGQIPPKHISLVNSQVSLNIEGIKYTVNMVRGGPGSYRLRLNDSEIEAEIHTLRDGGLLMQLDGNSHIIYAEEEAAGTRLLIDGRTCLLQNDHDPSKLIAETPCKLLRYLVADGSHVDADTPYAEVEVMKMCMPLLSPASGVIHFKMSEGQAMQAAELIAALDLDDPSAVRKAEPFHGNFPILGPPTAISDKVHQRCAASMNAARMILAGYEHAVDEVVQSLLSCLDSPELPFLQWQECLAVLATRLPKDLRSELEAKYKEYEGILNFQNIDFPAKNLRGVLEAHLSSCPEKEKGAQERLVEPLMSLVKSYEGGRESHARVIVQSLFQEYLSVEELFSDNIQADVIERLRLEYKKDPLKVVDIVFSHQGVKRKNKLILSLMEQLVYPSPAAYRDKLIRFSSLNHTNYSELALKASQLLEQTKLSELRSSIARSLSELEMFTEEGEHMDTPKRKSAINERMEALVSAPLAVEDALVGLFDHSDHTLQRRVVETYVRRLYQPYLVKGSVRMQWDRSGGLIASWEFLEEHVERKNGSEGRTVNKPLVEKHSEKKWGAMVIIKSLQILPKVLTAALKETMNNMQTTVSDGSVQTEGHGNMIHIALAGINNQMSTLQDSGDEDQAQERVDKLAKILKERDISSSLKNAGVAVISCIIQRDEGRGPMRHSFHWSEEKRYYQEEPLLRHLEPPLSIYLELDKLNGYDKIKYAPSRDRQWHLYTVVDKPRPIQRMFLRTLVRQPMSDEGLPVFQGLDRQKTHAPFSLSFTSRSILRSLTSALEELELNVHNSTVKSDHVNMYLYILREQQIEDLLPYNKRVDVYNGNEEAVVDQILDEMAREINASVGVKMHRLGVFEWEVKLWVSSTGDANGAWRVVVENVTGHTCIVNIYREVEDTNKHRVVYHSTSGVGPLHGVPVTAYYQPLGVLDQKRLLARKSSTTYCYDFPLAFEVALQKSWATEFPRINKPKENLIKVTELTFSDQKGSWGTPLIPVERKPALNDVGMVAWIMEMSTPEFPSGRKIIIVANDVTFRNGSFGPREDAFFQAVTDLACTQKLPLIYLAANAGARIGAAEEVKSCFKVGWSDESNPERGMQYLYLTPEDHARIGSSVIARELKLSSGETRWVIDTIIGKEDGLGVENLSGSGAIASAYSRAYHETFTLTYVTGRTVGIGAYLARLGMRCIQRLDQPIILTGFSALNKLLGREVYSSHMQLGGPKIMATNGVVHLTVSDDLEGISAILNWLSFVPPYSGGPLPISTAMDPPERLIEYFPETTCDPRAAICGVKDASGKWLGGMFDKDSFVEALEGWARTVVTGRAKLGGIPVGIVAVETQTMMQVIPADPGQPDSHERVVPQAGQVWFPDSATKTAQALMDFNREELPLFILANWRGFSGGQRDLFEGILQAGSTIVENLRTYKQPVFVYIPMMGELRGGAWVVVDSKINSDHIEMYAERTAKGNVLEPEGMIEIKFRTKELLECMGRLDPELIKLRGKLQEAKTTGIHETVDSVQQQIKAREKQLLPIYTQIATKFAELHDTSLRMAAKGVIKEVVDWENSRFFFYKRLLRRVEEESLIKTVKDAAGDQLSDKSAIEMVKTWFLDAKTAQGKENAWTDDKAFYLWKRDRSNYEDKLQELRVQKVLVQLSKIGDSALDVRALPQGLVALLQKLEPSTREQLIIELQKVLN; encoded by the exons ATGTCAGAAGCTCAGAGGAGGCCAACAATGATTGGTGTGAGGAACAATAATGGGTACACCAATGGAGCATTTCCGTTGAGGTCTCCAAACATAAAATCTGAAGTAGATAAGTTCTGTCATTCACTTGGGGGGAAGCGGCCAATCCATAGTATATTAATTGCAAACAATGGGATGGCAGCTGTGAAGTTTATTCGTAGTGTTAGGACATGGGCTTATGAAACGTTTGGTTCAGAGAAGGCAATATTGTTAGTGGGAATGGCTACACCAGAAGATATGAGAATAAATGCAGAGCATATTCGAATAGCTGATCAGTTTGTAGAGGTTCCTGGGGGgacaaacaacaacaactatGCTAATGTGCAGCTCATTGTTGAG ATGGCAGAGATAACACATGTTGATGCTGTTTGGCCTGGATGGGGCCATGCATCAGAAAACCCAGAATTACCGGATGCATTGAATGCTAAGGGAATTATATTCCTTGGGCCACCTGCCACATCAATGGCAGCATTAGGTGACAAGATTGGTTCGTCATTGATTGCTCAAGCAGCAGATGTTCCCACCCTTCCATGGAGTGGCTCCCAT GTTAAAATTCCACCAGAAAGTTGTTTGGTCTCTATCCCTGAAGAAATATATAATAAGGCATGTGTTTATACTACTGAAGAAGCAATTGCTAGTTGTCAAGTTGTTGGTTATCCTGCAATGATCAAGGCATCTTGGGGTGGTGGTGGTAAAGGCATCAGAAAG GTTCATAATGATGATGAAGTTAGAGCTTTGTTCAAGCAAGTTCAGGGTGAGGTTCCTGGCTCTCCGATATTCATAATGAAGGTTGCTTCCCAG AGTCGACATCTAGAGGTGCAGTTGCTTTGTGATCAGTATGGTAATGTTGCTGCTTTGCATAGTCGTGATTGTAGTGTCCAAAGGCGACACCAAAAG ATTATTGAGGAGGGGCCAATAACTGTGGCTCCTATAGAGACCGTGAAACAACTTGAGCAGGCTGCTAGAAGATTAGCAAAATGTGTCAGTTATGTTGGAGCTGCGACTGTTGAATATCTCTTTAGCATGGAAACTGGGGAGTATTATTTCTTGGAACTCAACCCGCGGTTACAG GTGGAGCACCCTGTAACAGAATGGATAGCAGAAATTAACCTTCCAGCAGCCCAAGTTGCTGTCGGAATGGGCATTCCTCTGTGGCAGATTCCAG AAATCAGACGGTTCTATGGAATGGAGCATGGTGGTGGATATGATGCTTGGAGGAGAACATCACTTGTTGCTACTCCATTTGATTTTGACAAGGCAGAGTCTACAAGACCAAAAGGTCATTGTGTGGCTGTCCGTGTAACAAGTGAGGATCCTGATGATGGTTTTAAGCCTACTAGTGGCAAAGTGCAG GAGCTAAGTTTTAAAAGCAAACCAAATGTATGGGCATATTTTTCTGTCAAG TCTGGTGGGGGCATTCATGAATTTTCAGATTCTCAGTTTG GGCATGTTTTTGCTTTTGGTGAATCCAGAGCCCTGGCCATTGCCAACATGGTACTTGGCCTCAAGGAAATTCAGATACGAGGAGAGATTCACACAAATGTAGATTACACAATTGATCTACTGCAT GCCTCAGATTATAGAGAGAACAAAATACACACAGGTTGGTTGGACAGTAGAATTGCAATGAGGGTTAGAGCTGAGAGACCTCCTTGGTATCTTTCTGTGGTTGGAGGAGCTCTATAT AAAGCTTCTGCAAGTAGTGCTGCAATGGTTTCAGAATATGTTGGTTATCTAGAAAAAGGGCAAATTCCTCCCAAG CATATTTCACTTGTGAACTCTCAAGTTTCACTAAACATTGAAGGGATAAAGTATACA GTTAACATGGTGAGGGGAGGACCTGGAAGCTATAGGTTGAGGTTGAATGACTCAGAGATTGAAGCAGAAATACACACTCTACGTGATGGAGGCTTATTGATGCAG TTGGATGGAAACAGTCACATTATTTACGCTGAGGAGGAAGCGGCTGGGACTCGTCTTCTCATTGATGGCAGGACTTGCTTGCTTCAG AATGATCATGATCCATCTAAGCTCATAGCAGAGACACCATGCAAACTTCTGAGATATTTGGTTGCAGATGGCAGTCATGTGGATGCCGACACACCTTATGCAGAGGTTGAGGTCATGAAAATGTGCATGCCTCTTCTTTCCCCCGCTTCAGGGGTGATTCATTTCAAGATGTCAGAAGGTCAAGCAATGCAG GCTGCCGAGCTTATAGCAGCACTTGATCTAGATGATCCTTCGGCTGTAAGAAAAGCAGAACCATTCCATGGGAACTTCCCCATTCTCGGACCTCCAACTGCAATCTCTGATAAAGTTCATCAGAGGTGTGCTGCCAGTATGAATGCAGCTCGGATGATTCTAGCTGGATATGAGCACGCTGTTGATGAA GTGGTACAGAGCTTGCTAAGTTGTTTGGACAGTCCTGAACTACCCTTCCTTCAGTGGCAAGAGTGCTTGGCTGTTCTGGCAACACGACTTCCCAAAGATCTCAGATCTGAG TTGGAAGCAAAATACAAGGAATATGAAGGGATCTTGAACTTTCAAAACATTGATTTCCCAGCCAAAAATTTGCGGGGTGTTCTTGAG GCACACCTGAGTTCCTGCCccgaaaaagaaaaaggagctCAAGAAAGACTAGTTGAACCGCTAATGAGTCTCGTGAAGTCTTATGAAGGGGGAAGAGAGAGCCATGCCCGTGTTATTGTGCAGTCCCTTTTCCAAGAATACCTTTCTGTCGAAGAATTGTTTAGTGACAACATCCAG GCTGATGTTATTGAACGCCTGCGACTTGAATATAAAAAAGACCCCCTGAAGGTTGTAGATATCGTATTTTCCCATCAG GGTGTGAAGCGTAAAAATAAACTGATATTAAGTCTCATGGAGCAACTGGTGTATCCTAGTCCTGCAGCTTACCGGGATAAATTAATCCGTTTCTCTTCTCTCAATCATACAAACTATTCCGAG TTGGCTCTCAAGGCAAGTCAGCTTCTTGAACAAACGAAACTGAGTGAACTGCGTTCCAGCATTGCAAGAAGTCTTTCCGAGTTAGAAATGTTCACTGAAGAAGGAGAACATATGGACACTCCTAAGAGGAAAAGTGCCATAAATGAAAGAATGGAAGCTCTAGTGAGTGCTCCTTTGGCAGTCGAAGATGCACTTGTCGGTCTTTTTGATCACAGCGATCACACCCTTCAGAGAAGGGTTGTGGAGACGTATGTTCGCAGACTGTACCAG CCCTACCTCGTCAAGGGGAGTGTTAGGATGCAGTGGGACAGATCGGGTGGACTGATAGCTTCTTGGGAGTTCTTGGAAGAGCACGTGGAGAGGAAAAACGGATCTGAAGGTCGAACGGTGAATAAACCTTTGGTAGAGAAGCATAGCGAGAAAAAATGGGGAGCCATGGTCATCATCAAATCTCTCCAAATCTTGCCGAAAGTGCTAACAGCTGCACTGAAGGAGACAATGAACAACATGCAGACTACGGTTTCCGATGGATCCGTGCAGACTGAGGGTCACGGTAACATGATACACATTGCGTTGGCAGGCATCAACAATCAAATGAGTACACTTCAGGACAG TGGTGATGAGGATCAGGCTCAAGAGAGAGTCGACAAGTTAGCAAAAATATTGAAAGAGAGAGATATAAGCTCCAGCCTTAAAAATGCAGGGGTAGCGGTGATCAGCTGTATCATACAAAGGGATGAGGGACGAGGCCCTATGAGGCACTCCTTTCATTGGTCGGAAGAGAAGCGATATTACCAGGAGGAGCCTCTATTACGTCACCTTGAGCCTCCTCTATCAATTTACCTTGAATTG GATAAGCTCAATGGCTATGACAAAATTAAGTACGCACCATCAAGGGACCGTCAGTGGCACCTGTACACTGTTGTAGACAAGCCTCGGCCAATCCAGAGGATGTTTCTCAGAACACTCGTGAGACAACCCATGTCAGATGAAGGTTTACCAGTGTTTCAAGGGCTAGATCGTCAAAAAACTCATGCCCCATTTTCATTGTCTTTTACTTCAAGGAGCATTTTGAGATCTTTAACATCTGCACTTGAGGAGCTTGAGCTTAATGTCCATAATTCAACCGTCAAATCTGACCATGTGAATATGTACCTCTATATTTTAAGGGAGCAACAAATAGAGGATCTGTTGCCCTATAACAA GCGAGTAGATGTATATAATGGTAATGAAGAAGCAGTTGTAGACCAAATTTTAGATGAAATGGCACGTGAAATCAATGCATCTGTTGGTGTAAAAATGCACCGTTTAGGTGTTTTTGAGTGGGAAGTGAAGCTTTGGGTATCATCCACCGGAGATGCCAATGGTGCTTGGAGAGTTGTGGTTGAAAACGTGACAGGCCACACGTGCATTGTGAAT ATCTACCGTGAGGTGGAAGATACAAACAAACACAGAGTAGTCTATCACTCCACGAGTGGGGTGGGTCCTCTGCATGGTGTGCCAGTTACTGCATATTATCAACCTCTGGGAGTTCTTGATCAGAAACGACTCTTGGCCCGTAAAAGCAGCACAACCTACTGCTATGATTTTCCCCTG GCTTTTGAAGTAGCATTGCAGAAGTCTTGGGCTACTGAATTTCCTAGAATTAACAAGCCTAAAGAAAACCTCATTAAAGTCACCGAGTTGACTTTTTCGGACCAAAAAGGTAGCTGGGGTACTCCTCTTATTCCCGTGGAACGCAAGCCTGCGCTCAATGATGTTGGTATGGTGGCTTGGATTATGGAAATGTCTACACCCGAGTTCCCTTCTGGAAGGAAAATTATCATTGTTGCGAATGATGTCACCTTCAGAAATGGATCTTTCGGTCCGAGAGAAGATGCGTTTTTCCAAGCGGTGACTGATCTAGCCTGCACTCAGAAACTGCCCCTTATTTATTTGGCAGCCAATGCAGGAGCTCGCATTGGTGCTGCCGAGGAAGTAAAATCTTGCTTTAAAGTTGGATGGTCTGATGAATCTAATCCCGAACGTGGTATGCAGTATTTATACTTGACTCCTGAGGATCACGCACGCATTGGGTCATCTGTCATAGCACGTGAACTAAAGTTGTCTAGTGGAGAGACTCGATGGGTGATTGATACTATTATAGGAAAAGAGGATGGTTTGGGCGTTGAGAATTTAAGTGGTAGTGGGGCCATTGCCAGTGCATATTCAAGGGCCTACCATGAAACATTTACGCTAACATATGTAACTGGGAGAACTGTTGGCATAGGTGCCTATCTTGCTCGGCTTGGTATGCGATGTATACAGAGGCTGGATCAACCGATTATTCTTACTGGTTTCTCTGCACTGAATAAGCTCTTGGGTCGGGAAGTTTACAGCTCCCACATGCAACTTGGCGGGCCTAAAATTATGGCAACCAATGGAGTTGTTCATCTGACAGTCTCCGATGACCTTGAAGGCATCTCGGCAATTTTGAACTGGTTAAGCTTTGTTCCGCCATATTCTGGAGGTCCGCTTCCCATTTCTACTGCTATGGACCCTCCCGAGAGACTCATTGAGTATTTTCCCGAGACCACATGTGACCCTCGAGCTGCTATCTGTGGTGTCAAGGATGCAAGCGGAAAGTGGCTGGGAGGCATGTTTGACAAGGATAGCTTCGTTGAGGCATTGGAAGGCTGGGCAAGAACCGTTGTGACTGGGCGGGCAAAGCTTGGAGGAATACCTGTGGGAATAGTCGCTGTCGAAACCCAAACGATGATGCAAGTGATACCTGCAGATCCCGGGCAGCCCGACTCTCATGAGCGGGTTGTTCCCCAGGCAGGGCAAGTATGGTTTCCCGACTCTGCAACTAAAACTGCTCAAGCATTGATGGACTTCAATAGAGAAGAGCTCCCACTTTTTATCCTTGCCAACTGGAGGGGATTTTCCGGGGGACAAAGGGATCTCTTTGAGGGTATCCTTCAAGCCGGTTCAACCATCGTTGAGAACCTTAGAACATACAAGCAACCCGTTTTTGTATACATCCCTATGATGGGTGAGCTTCGTGGCGGGGCATGGGTTGTTGTAGATAGTAAAATTAATTCAGACCACATTGAAATGTATGCAGAAAGAACGGCTAAAGGAAATGTTCTCGAGCCTGAAGGTATGATTGAAATCAAGTTCCGAACAAAAGAACTGCTGGAGTGCATGGGTAGACTCGACCCCGAACTTATTAAATTGAGAGGAAAGCTTCAGGAAGCAAAGACCACCGGGATCCACGAAACTGTTGATTCTGTACAACAGCAGATAAAAGCCCGTGAAAAACAACTTCTGCCGATATACACTCAGATTGCCACCAAGTTTGCCGAATTGCATGATACATCACTAAGAATGGCTGCAAAAGGAGTGATCAAAGAAGTTGTAGATTGGGAAAATTCTCgttttttcttttacaaaagATTGCTCCGAAGAGTTGAGGAAGAGTCCTTGATCAAGACTGTGAAGGATGCGGCTGGTGACCAGCTTTCTGACAAATCCGCTATCGAGATGGTAAAGACGTGGTTTTTAGATGCTAAAACCGCACAGGGCAAAGAAAACGCTTGGACAGACGACAAAGCCTTCTATCTTTGGAAGCGTGATCGTAGTAACTACGAAGACAAGTTGCAGGAATTGCGTGTGCAAAAGGTCTTGGTTCAATTATCAAAGATTGGCGATTCAGCGTTAGATGTGCGTGCTTTACCTCAAGGTCTCGTTGCACTTCTTCAGAAG TTAGAGCCATCAACCAGAGAGCAATTGATCATTGAACTACAAAAGGTCCTCAATTGA
- the LOC116022878 gene encoding heavy metal-associated isoprenylated plant protein 24 encodes MGVAGTLEFLSDLLSSAKRSKKKKKQVNTVAIKIRMDCEGCVRKVKKVLSGVKGAKSVDVDLKQQKATVTGFVDAKKVMKAAKSTGKKCEPWPYVPYAMVAHPYVAGVYDKKAPPNFVRATNDPAIANLNPMEEQFTLMFSDENPNACSIM; translated from the exons ATGGGAGTTGCAGGAACTCTGGAATTCTTGTCTGATTTACTTAGCAGTGCCAAGagaagcaagaagaagaagaagcaggtGAATACAGTGGCCATCAAGATTAGAATGGATTGTGAAGGTTGTGTGCGTAAAGTCAAGAAAGTTCTCTCTGGAGTCAAAG GTGCAAAGTCAGTGGATGTGGACTTGAAGCAGCAGAAGGCAACAGTGACAGGGTTTGTAGATGCAAAGAAAGTGATGAAGGCAGCAAAATCAACAGGGAAGAAGTGTGAGCCATGGCCCTATGTGCCCTATGCAATGGTGGCCCATCCATATGTGGCTGGGGTTTATGACAAAAAGGCACCCCCTAATTTTGTGAGGGCCACCAATGATCCAGCCATTGCCAATTTGAATCCAATGGAGGAACAGTTCACTCTTATGTTCAGTGATGAAAATCCAAATGCATGTTCCATCATGTAG